The following is a genomic window from Burkholderia oklahomensis C6786.
CGACGAGCGGTTCGAGCCACAGCAGCCCGCGCGAGCCGTTGCGCACGAGCTCGATCGCGACGCCGCGCCGGGCCGCCTCGGCCTCGATCGCGCGCGCGAGCGCGTCGGCACCGACCGCGAGCGCCGCGGAATCGCGCGGCACATGGATGCGCGTGCTCATGCGGACTCCTTTGCGTGCACGGCCGCGTCGAGGAGCGCGTCGAAGCGCTCGGCGGTCATCTTCGCGTGCAGTTCGTCGTTGATCGTGAGCGACGGCGACTGCGCGCAGAGGCCCAGGCAATAGACCGATTCGAGCGCGACTTCGCCGCCGTGCTCGCCGTCGATCCGGCAGCCGGCGCGCGCCTGCGCGTGCGCGACGAGCGCCTCGCCGCCCATGCTGCGGCACGCTTCCGCGCGGCAGAGCCGGATCGTCACGCGTGCGGGCGGTGCGGTGCGGAAGTGGTGGTAGTAGGTCAGCACGCCGTGGACTTCGGCCCGCGACAGATTGAGCGCCTTCGCGAGCGGCTCGACGCATGCGGACGGCACGTAGCCCGCTTCGTCCTGAATCGCGTGCAGGATCGCGACGAGCGATCTGCCGGGCAGCGCGTGCGCGCGCACGAGCGTGTCGGTATTGGGGGACATCCGGTTGCCTCCTCCGAAGTCATATATGCGCTTTTTGTTCATATGGAGCGCAAATCGACTCTAGCATATTGATGTGGGTCAACGATAAATCGATAGAATGATGGTCGCAATAGGAAATGGGATTGCATAAATGATTCGAGTCGAATGCGACGCGCATTTGATCGTGCGCGACAACGACGGCCGCACGGCGAGCCTGACCGACGTCGCCCCGCTCCTCGAGCTCGTCGCGGCGACGGGCAGCATCGCGCAGGCGGCCGAGGCGAAAGGGCTGTCGTACCGGCACGCGTGGGGGCTGCTGCGCGCGTTGGAGGCGTGCGTCGGCGGCGCGCTGATCGAGACCGTGCGCGGCAAGGGCTCGTCGCTGTCCGAGCTCGGACAGGCGGTCGTCGACGCGCAGCGGCTGGCGGGCGAGCGCCTCGACGGCAACCTGCGCGCGCTCGCGGCGGAGGTCGCGAGCGGCCTCAACCGGCGGCTCGCGCGGCATGCGGGCGCGCTGCGGATCCACGCGTCGCACGGCTATGCGGTCGCGGCGCTCGTGTCCGCGCTCGTCGACGCCGGCTCGCCCGTCGACATCAAGTACCGCGAAAGCGTCGAGGCGATGCGCTCGCTCGCGGGCGGCGAATGCGATCTGGCGGGCTTTCATCTGCCGCGCGGCGCGTTTCGCGCACACTGTGCGCAGATCTACCGGCCATGGCTCGACGACGCCGATCACGTGCTGATCCACCTGACGCGCCGCAAGCAGGGCCTCTTCGTGCCGCGCGGCAACCCGAAGGGGGTCGCGGGGCTCGCCGACCTGGCGCGCGGCGACATCCGCTTCGTCAACCGGCAGCCGGGCTCCGGCACGCGGATGCTGCTCGATCTCGCGCTGCGCGAGATCGGCGTCGATCCGGAGCGGATCGACGGCTACGCGTCGACGGAACTGACGCATTCGGCGATCGCCGCGTTCGTCGCGAGCGGGATGGCCGATCTCGGCTTCGGCGTCGAGCCTGCCGCGCGCCACTTCGGGCTCGACTTCATTCCGGTTGTCGACGAGGACTATTACTTCGCATGCGAGCGTTCGCGGCTCGGCGACGCACCGCTCGCGGGCGCGCTCGCGCTGCTGCGCGACGACGGCTATCGCGCCGCCGTCGCACGGCTCGACGGCTACGATCCGTGCGCGTGCGGCACGCTCGTCGACGTGCCGGCGGGCCTCGCTGGCACGGCGGGTGACGCGCGCGCGGACGGTCATCAACGGTAACGAAGCGGGCATGCGGGCGGTGCTGCAAGGCGTGCGCAATTGCGTTACGCTAGCCGCTTCCTTTCGTATGAGCCAAAGCGCCGCACCGGCGTTCGACATCGATGAAGCTCCTGACCCATCTCGCCGTCGCGTCCGCGGTCGCGGGCGCGCTCACCGCGGCCGCGACGGTCGCGTTCGCGCAGAACTCGCCCGGCGTGCCGGGCGGCATCCTGAACGAGCAGTTCCGGCTGAACGAGCATCCGCAGATGCCGTTCGCCGCGTCGGCGCCGTCGAAGAAATATCAGACCGGCAAGAAGTCGGATCTGCGCCGGAAGGGCGACCTGGGCGATCCGAGCGGCTGCAACCTGAAGTGCCCGATGGACTGACGGCGTTCTGGCGTAGCGCCGCATGAAGCGGTCGCGCGAGAGGCGGTCGAGAGGCGGCCGGCCGCGCATGCGTCCGGCAGGTTCGCGCACGATGCGGCGCATGAAGCTGCCGGTCGAACAACACGAGCGAACACGAACGCTGCAGGCGGCTGCGGCTGACACATGTTGCCGGCGTGTCGCCGGCATGACGTCACGCGGCCGTCGAAGGCGGCTGCGCGCCCGGCCATGCATGGCCGATCGACGACGGGGAACCCGAGAAGTCCGCGCAGCGCTGCAGCCGATAGACGGCCGCGGGCGGCACGTTCGCCCACGCGATGCCGATGCGCTCCGCGCGAATGCCGATCGCCGCGAGCCGGCTGGCGGGAATCGGGCAGCGGGGCAGATAGGTGAACTGATAGAACGCGCCGCCCGGGCCGAGATGCATCGCGAACGCGCCATGCACGATCGCCACCGCCTGCTCGACGGGCATCGCGACGAGCGGCAGTCCGCTGACGATGGCGCTTGCGCGCGCATCGCCGAACAGGCCGCGCGTGATGCCGAGCTCGGCCGCATCCATGTTCATCACCCGCAGATCGGGAAAACGGCGACGCAGCGTCGCGGCGAACGCCGGATCGGCTTCGACGAGCACGAGCCGATCCGAGGCGACGCCGCGCGACAGCAGCTCGCGCGTAAAGACGCCCGTGCCTGCGCCGAGCTCGATCACGAGCGCGCTTTCGCTTGGAATCTGGGCGGTCATCAGCGTGGCGAGCGCGGGGCCGGACGGCGCAAGTGCGCCGACCTGGCGGGGATTGCGCAGCCAAGCTCGCAGGAAGAGCGTGAGCTCGGGGATTCGCATGGTCCGTTCCTGGCAATAAGTAAGCGGCAAGCGGGAAGCGGCGACGGTCCGACGAAATCAGATCCGGCTCCGCGACCGGCAAGCTAGCCTGCCACGATAAAAAACGAAGGCCATCATGTATTACCCGCTGTGTTGCGCTCGCGCATGTGGCGATGCCGGGATGAAGCAGGGGCGGCGCGGCCGATCGGGTGACGGCGGGAGCCGGCGCTGCCGGCGGAAGCGCGCGCGTGATGCGCCGCTTGCGCCGTGCTTTTATTGCCCGGCGGCACGGCGCGAAATTGCCATGAGAAAAAGAAAAGCCCTTGAATAACAAGGGCTTTGGGGTATTCGTGGTGGAGGCGGCGGGAATCGAACCCGCGTCCAGAAGCGGTCCACGACCAGTTCTACATGTTTAGTTCTGTCATTTGATTTAACCGTAGCGTCGCGGACGAACACGCTCCGTTACGGCGATTCACTAGGTTTTCGACCCGGCCGTCGTGACGCCGGCAAGGCTTAACTGACGTATATGACCTCTGTCGGTATTGCTACCGGTCTTGCGACACTAGCCCGTCAGTGAACTAGGCAGAGGACGGCGGCCCTTAGGCTGCCAGTGCGAACGTATCGTCGTTTGCAGTTACGTTTTTCCCATTGATTAACGAGGTGACGGGTCCTCGACATGCCCTAGCCGCTTCACAACCCCTGTCGAAACCAGGTCGCCCCCAGCGGATCAGACATTATAGCGCAACACGCGCAACAGTCGCAGCAGCTCGCCCGTCGTCTCGACGAGATGATGCGCGCGCCAGTCGACGGGCGCGGCGCCGTCGCCGCAATAGCCGTACGCGGCCGCCACCGTCGGCATGCCGGCTGCGCTGCCCGCCTGGATGTCGCGCAGGTCGTCGCCGACGTAGGCGATCCGCGCGGGCTTGAGCGACAGCCGCTCTGCCGCATACAGGAGCGGCGCCGGATGGGGCTTCGGATGCGACGCCGTGTCGCCGCTGACGACGCATGCGGCGCGTCCGGCAAGGCCGAGCAGCGCGACGAGCGGATCGGTGAACCGCGCGGCCTTGTTGGTCACGATGCCCCAGCGCACGCCGCGCGCGTCGAGCTCGTCGAGAAGCGCGCCGATGCCCGGAAAGAGCGTCGTGTGCACGCACAGGTCGGCCGCGTAGTTCGCGAGGAATTCGTCACGCAGCGCATCGTATTCCGCGTCCGCCGGCGCGATGCCGAAGGCGCCGCCGATCAGGCCGCGGGCGCCCGCCGACGCGAGCGGGCGCAGCGTGTCGAGCGGCGTT
Proteins encoded in this region:
- a CDS encoding class I SAM-dependent methyltransferase, with product MRIPELTLFLRAWLRNPRQVGALAPSGPALATLMTAQIPSESALVIELGAGTGVFTRELLSRGVASDRLVLVEADPAFAATLRRRFPDLRVMNMDAAELGITRGLFGDARASAIVSGLPLVAMPVEQAVAIVHGAFAMHLGPGGAFYQFTYLPRCPIPASRLAAIGIRAERIGIAWANVPPAAVYRLQRCADFSGSPSSIGHAWPGAQPPSTAA
- a CDS encoding NAD(P)H-dependent oxidoreductase subunit E, whose translation is MSPNTDTLVRAHALPGRSLVAILHAIQDEAGYVPSACVEPLAKALNLSRAEVHGVLTYYHHFRTAPPARVTIRLCRAEACRSMGGEALVAHAQARAGCRIDGEHGGEVALESVYCLGLCAQSPSLTINDELHAKMTAERFDALLDAAVHAKESA
- a CDS encoding substrate-binding domain-containing protein, whose product is MIRVECDAHLIVRDNDGRTASLTDVAPLLELVAATGSIAQAAEAKGLSYRHAWGLLRALEACVGGALIETVRGKGSSLSELGQAVVDAQRLAGERLDGNLRALAAEVASGLNRRLARHAGALRIHASHGYAVAALVSALVDAGSPVDIKYRESVEAMRSLAGGECDLAGFHLPRGAFRAHCAQIYRPWLDDADHVLIHLTRRKQGLFVPRGNPKGVAGLADLARGDIRFVNRQPGSGTRMLLDLALREIGVDPERIDGYASTELTHSAIAAFVASGMADLGFGVEPAARHFGLDFIPVVDEDYYFACERSRLGDAPLAGALALLRDDGYRAAVARLDGYDPCACGTLVDVPAGLAGTAGDARADGHQR
- the gph gene encoding phosphoglycolate phosphatase (PGP is an essential enzyme in the glycolate salvage pathway in higher organisms (photorespiration in plants). Phosphoglycolate results from the oxidase activity of RubisCO in the Calvin cycle when concentrations of carbon dioxide are low relative to oxygen. This enzyme is a member of the Haloacid Dehalogenase (HAD) superfamily of aspartate-nucleophile hydrolase enzymes (PF00702).), with the translated sequence MSFSSPSFAAPPSDELHLDACDAVLFDLDGTLADTAPDLAAAVNKMQRTRGIAETPLDTLRPLASAGARGLIGGAFGIAPADAEYDALRDEFLANYAADLCVHTTLFPGIGALLDELDARGVRWGIVTNKAARFTDPLVALLGLAGRAACVVSGDTASHPKPHPAPLLYAAERLSLKPARIAYVGDDLRDIQAGSAAGMPTVAAAYGYCGDGAAPVDWRAHHLVETTGELLRLLRVLRYNV